Proteins encoded within one genomic window of Bdellovibrionales bacterium CG10_big_fil_rev_8_21_14_0_10_45_34:
- a CDS encoding ABC transporter ATP-binding protein, translated as MANLFQIQNMSKSYGLKTLFERASFAVNEGEHIGVIGPNGAGKTTLFKILIGQESYDSGQIVKRNGLRFGHLPQTDDWQDSETVESYVNRGSFMPSWSLKSLGRALGLSNDLFESHVTSLSGGYRMRCKLLRVLGAEPDLLLLDEPTNYLDLESLLALENFLQAYSKSFLLISHDREFLRRTTDHIVEVELGDITKYNGSLDDYLEQKELLRGQLEARAQSLDEKRKVILDFAARFGAKASKAKQAQSKLKSLEKMESIELKALPSVAKIQLPAPTATGKQILSIESARLGYGEKTVLQNVNLNLVRGDHLAVVGYNGAGKSTLLKAMANILKPLSGSIEYGHNVTLGYFAQHVAESLDPQQSVMEAMSRLAHPTVKPQEVLNMAGSLLFSGDDVRKKISVLSGGEKSRVALGQILLKKSPFIILDEPTNHLDFQTVEGLTQSLNEYKGTIVFVSHDRGFVQRVATKILEIKDGAATPYHGTYDEYVWSCQKGVLALRGANTEANATGDNSANNSQSAEKWDSSDKKPNHKDTQKKLRLLERRLIQIESETKSNSQEVARLNSDLCDPSLSKERSQELLSELERTTTATAMLEDEWLDVTTQIESLK; from the coding sequence ATGGCCAACCTTTTTCAAATCCAAAATATGAGCAAGTCTTACGGATTGAAGACTCTTTTCGAAAGGGCCTCGTTCGCTGTCAACGAAGGGGAGCATATTGGAGTCATAGGGCCAAACGGAGCCGGCAAAACAACTCTCTTTAAAATTCTCATCGGACAAGAGTCCTATGATTCCGGACAAATTGTTAAAAGAAATGGTTTGAGATTTGGTCATCTTCCGCAAACTGACGACTGGCAAGACTCAGAAACTGTGGAGTCCTACGTGAACCGTGGCAGCTTCATGCCATCTTGGTCGCTAAAATCTTTAGGACGAGCGCTAGGTCTTTCCAATGATCTCTTTGAATCTCATGTTACCTCTCTTAGTGGAGGCTACCGCATGCGCTGTAAGTTGCTTCGGGTGTTGGGCGCTGAACCAGATCTGCTATTATTAGATGAGCCAACAAACTATTTGGATCTAGAGTCATTGCTCGCACTCGAAAACTTTCTGCAGGCTTATTCGAAGTCTTTCTTATTGATCTCTCACGATCGGGAGTTTCTGAGGCGAACGACAGATCACATTGTTGAAGTTGAGCTTGGCGACATCACAAAATACAATGGTTCGCTTGATGACTATCTTGAGCAAAAGGAACTCTTGAGGGGTCAGCTCGAAGCGCGCGCTCAGTCTCTAGATGAGAAACGTAAGGTTATTTTAGATTTTGCCGCCCGTTTTGGCGCAAAAGCATCTAAGGCCAAACAAGCTCAATCAAAGTTAAAATCCTTAGAAAAGATGGAATCTATAGAACTAAAAGCTTTGCCATCTGTAGCAAAAATTCAGCTCCCTGCTCCCACCGCCACCGGAAAGCAAATACTTAGCATCGAATCGGCACGCCTTGGCTATGGTGAAAAGACTGTGCTTCAAAACGTAAACCTGAATCTTGTTCGAGGCGATCACCTCGCCGTTGTGGGGTATAACGGTGCCGGAAAGTCCACTTTGCTCAAAGCAATGGCAAATATTCTCAAGCCGCTTAGTGGATCTATTGAGTATGGTCACAATGTAACCTTAGGCTACTTTGCCCAACATGTAGCCGAATCTCTTGACCCTCAGCAATCGGTAATGGAGGCCATGTCACGACTTGCTCATCCCACTGTGAAGCCACAAGAGGTTTTAAATATGGCGGGCTCTCTACTTTTCTCCGGTGATGACGTACGCAAAAAGATTTCTGTTCTCTCTGGCGGAGAAAAATCTCGGGTCGCACTTGGCCAAATTTTGTTGAAAAAATCCCCGTTCATAATACTGGACGAGCCAACCAACCATCTTGATTTTCAGACTGTCGAAGGATTAACCCAGTCCCTTAACGAATATAAAGGCACGATTGTTTTTGTAAGTCATGACAGAGGTTTTGTTCAGCGCGTGGCCACCAAAATTTTAGAAATAAAGGATGGTGCGGCGACTCCTTATCACGGCACCTATGACGAATACGTGTGGAGCTGTCAAAAAGGCGTGCTTGCACTTCGCGGCGCAAACACGGAGGCGAATGCCACAGGTGATAACAGCGCCAATAATAGCCAGTCAGCAGAGAAATGGGATTCTTCGGACAAAAAACCTAATCACAAAGATACTCAAAAGAAGCTGCGCCTGCTAGAACGTCGTCTGATTCAGATCGAAAGTGAAACCAAATCAAATTCACAAGAAGTAGCCCGTCTCAACAGTGACCTTTGTGATCCCTCTCTTTCTAAAGAGCGCTCGCAGGAACTACTCAGCGAGCTCGAGCGCACCACAACAGCGACAGCAATGCTCGAAGACGAATGGCTAGACGTGACCACCCAAATCGAATCTCTCAAGTAG
- a CDS encoding 4-hydroxybutyrate CoA-transferase yields the protein MKLYDNARVFIQGGAATPLRLIDLLCEQLPKHTGIEVVHLHTEGPAKYANPEFRDHIKITNLFVGANLRKKLDYSRIDYLPCFLSEIPRLFRSGKFPIDLALVHVSPPDKNGYCSLGVSVDVVRAASESAKYIIAQINPRMPRVHGDSFIHISKFFEIVEVTEELPDCSPAKASAEEQKIGRNVASLIEDGATLQMGIGAIPNSVLSSLHDRKHLGVHTEMWSDGLLELLKSGVVDNSKKKLHPGKTVSGFVMGSRKLYDFIDDNPSVVQLDIEYVNNPINIARNPKVVAINSAVEVDLTGQVCADSVGRKIISGVGGQMDFMRGAALSTGGKPIIAITSRTRSGSSRIVSTLQPGAGVVTTRSHVHYVVTEYGVADLYGKTLGERAKALIAIAHPEDREQLKRDSTTCLL from the coding sequence ATGAAGCTTTATGACAACGCACGAGTTTTTATCCAAGGCGGAGCCGCAACTCCGCTGAGGCTTATAGATCTCCTTTGTGAGCAACTTCCGAAACACACCGGTATTGAAGTTGTTCATCTTCACACTGAAGGACCGGCCAAATACGCAAACCCAGAATTTCGTGATCATATTAAAATCACAAACCTGTTCGTCGGCGCTAACCTTAGAAAGAAACTCGACTACTCGCGAATTGATTACCTACCCTGCTTCCTCTCAGAAATCCCGAGGCTGTTTCGCTCAGGCAAGTTCCCGATTGATCTTGCACTTGTTCACGTGTCACCTCCTGACAAGAATGGTTACTGTAGTCTTGGCGTGAGCGTCGATGTTGTCCGAGCCGCCAGCGAGTCGGCCAAATATATTATCGCGCAAATTAATCCCCGGATGCCCCGCGTACACGGAGACTCATTTATTCACATATCAAAGTTTTTCGAAATAGTTGAAGTGACGGAAGAGCTCCCAGATTGCTCTCCTGCGAAGGCTAGCGCTGAAGAGCAAAAAATCGGAAGAAACGTCGCTTCTTTGATCGAGGATGGCGCCACTTTGCAAATGGGAATCGGGGCCATACCCAATTCTGTTCTCTCTTCTCTTCATGATAGGAAGCACTTGGGCGTTCACACCGAAATGTGGTCCGATGGACTTTTGGAACTGCTTAAAAGCGGAGTCGTTGATAACTCAAAGAAAAAGCTCCATCCCGGCAAAACAGTGTCTGGATTTGTGATGGGATCTCGCAAGCTCTACGACTTTATCGATGATAACCCATCGGTTGTTCAATTAGACATCGAGTATGTGAACAACCCAATCAATATCGCGCGCAACCCTAAAGTTGTAGCTATCAATTCAGCCGTCGAGGTTGATCTCACTGGTCAAGTTTGTGCGGATTCTGTTGGGCGAAAAATCATATCGGGTGTTGGCGGTCAGATGGATTTTATGAGAGGCGCGGCTTTATCAACTGGGGGCAAGCCCATCATTGCGATAACAAGCCGCACACGCTCAGGAAGTTCTCGGATTGTCAGTACCTTGCAGCCCGGAGCTGGCGTTGTTACCACGCGCTCTCATGTTCATTATGTTGTTACAGAGTACGGCGTTGCCGATCTTTATGGTAAAACTTTGGGTGAACGAGCCAAAGCACTTATTGCGATCGCACATCCTGAAGATCGCGAGCAACTAAAAAGGGACTCAACGACCTGCCTCCTGTAA